In Populus alba chromosome 1, ASM523922v2, whole genome shotgun sequence, a single window of DNA contains:
- the LOC118042689 gene encoding probable beta-1,4-xylosyltransferase IRX10: MRTCLWVFAVVLVFGFVDGKKIERLRTERISGSAGDVLDDDPVGRLKVYVYELPSKYNKKLLQKDPRCLTHMFAAEIFMHRFLLSSPVRTLNPDEADWFYSPIYPTCDLTPMGLPLPFKSPRMMRSAIQLISSNWPYWNRTEGADHFFVVPHDFGACFHYQEEKAVERGILPLLQRSTLVQTFGQRNHVCLNEGSITIPPFAPPQKMQAHQIPPDIPRSIFVYFRGLFYDVNNDPEGGYYARGARAAVWENFKNNPLFDISTDHPTTYYEDMQRAIFCLCPLGWAPWSPRLVEAVVFGCIPVIIADDIVLPFADAIPWEEIGVFVAEEDVPNLDTILTSIPPEVILRKQRLLANPSMKRAMLFPQPAQPGDAFHQILNGLARKLPHDRSVYLKSGQNILNWTAGPVGDLKPW, from the exons ATGAGGACATGCTTGTGGGTTTTTGCTGTGGTTCTTGTTTTCGGTTTtgttgatggaaaaaaaattgaaaggttGCGCACAGAGAGGATTTCAG GAAGCGCTGGGGATGTGTTGGATGATGATCCAGTGGGTAGGTTGAAGGTCTATGTTTATGAGCTTCCGAGTAAATACAACAAGAAACTGCTGCAGAAGGACCCCAGATGTCTCACCCATATGTTTGCTGCTGAAATCTTCATGCATAGATTTCTCTTATCCAGCCCAGTTCGAACCCTAAATCCAGATGAAGCAGATTGGTTTTATTCCCCTATATACCCCACTTGTGATCTCACACCCATGGGCTTGCCGTTGCCCTTCAAATCTCCTAGGATGATGAGAAGTGCGATACAGCTAATCTCCTCCAATTGGCCTTACTGGAATCGTACGGAAGGTGCTGATCACTTTTTTGTTGTGCCCCATGACTTTGGAGCCTGCTTCCACTATCAG GAAGAGAAAGCCGTTGAGCGGGGCATTCTTCCTCTACTCCAGCGTTCTACTTTGGTTCAAACTTTTGGGCAGCGAAATCATGTGTGCTTGAATGAGGGTTCAATTACAATTCCTCCTTTTGCTCCTCCTCAAAAGATGCAGGCCCACCAGATTCCCCCTGACATTCCACGGTCCATTTTTGTCTATTTCCGTGGATTGTTTTATGATGTAAATAATGATCCAGAAGGTGGTTATTATGCAAG AGGAGCAAGGGCTGCAGTTTGGGAGAATTTCAAGAACAATCCACTCTTCGACATCTCCACTGACCATCCAACAACATATTATGAAGACATGCAGCGAGCTATATTTTGCTTGTGTCCACTCGGTTGGGCTCCATGGAGCCCTAGATTAGTTGAAGCAGTGGTATTTGGATGCATTCCTGTCATCATAGCAGATGATATTGTTTTGCCATTTGCCGATGCTATCCCATGGGAGGAAATTGGGGTGTTCGTAGCAGAGGAAGATGTCCCTAACCTGGACACAATCCTAACATCCATACCACCAGAAGTGATTTTAAGGAAACAAAGGCTTCTTGCAAATCCTTCCATGAAACGTGCAATGTTATTCCCACAACCTGCACAACCAGGTGATGCTTTCCACCAAATCCTAAACGGGCTGGCGCGTAAGTTGCCACATGACAGGAGTGTTTACTTGAAGTCTGGTCAGAATATTTTGAATTGGACAGCAGGACCAGTTGGGGACCTGAAACCCTGGTAA